The Polyangium mundeleinium genome contains the following window.
GAGCCGGTTCGCGTCGATCCAGGCGAACCCCGAGAAAAAGCCGCCCTCGGGCGCGCGCTCGTAGAGCGTCTTGCCGTCGTCGAGCGAGACGACGAGCAGGTTGCCCGGGCAATCGCGGCAGGGGCGATCATAAAGCGCGGTCGCCTTGCCGCCCGGCGCGACCTCGGGCGACGAGAATCGGTGATCCTCGTCGATCCGCAGGCGCCGCGCCTTGCCGTCAGGCTCGACCACGGTGAGCGTCTTCGCCCAGCCGAAGAGGTCCTCCGCGAACACCACGCGCCCGCCGTCCGGCGCAGCCGCCGGATAACTGAAGAGGTGGTACCCGCTCCAGAGGAGCTTTCGCTCGCCGCCGGGCTTTCGCCATTCGAGGGTTTCGAGGCCCGTGATCCACGAGAGGTTCATCGTGCGCGGCGCGACGAACGGCGTGATGTCGGCCGTCTTCACGAGAAACCCGGGCGCGGCCGAACCGCCGAGCGCGTCGTCGGCGCCGAGGGCGCTGTGGTAGGTGACCTTCGCGGGGCCCTTGTCGAACTCCTTGCGGCGCTTCTCCAGGTCCTCGTAGGTGCGCTGCGCGTCGCCGAGGCGGTCGCCGCGGACCTCGACGTATTTCTTCGCCTTGGCGACGTGATCGGCGAGCTTGATGTCGTTGCCCTGGAAAATGCTCTGGAGCGCCGGGTGCTTGACCAGGTGCGGGACGACCTGATCAAAGGCCTGGAGCGCGAGCGTGTCGGCGAGGCGGCGCAAGGCGTCGCCCTTCTGCTTGCCGCCCGCCCAGCCGACGAGGCGGCCGCTCTGCGCGACCTCGTCGCGGACATGGTGAACCTCGAACGAAGCGTCGGCGCGGACCTCGAAGTAGCCTCCTTCCACCGGATGCTCGAGCGTCTCGGGGCTCAACTTCGCCTTGACGACGAACGCGGCGCGGAGCTTCTTCGCGGCGGCCTCGGGGCTCTCGGCCTCGCGCAGGACGTCGAGCACCTCGGGGTCACCGGCGCGCACGGGCTCGAACCCGATCGCGTCGAGGCGCTGGCAAAGCTCGTTCACGAGCCGGGCCGACGCGCGCGAGCCTTCCCAGAAGTGCCCGTCGAGATCCACGGCGACGACCACGCGCAGCGGCTCGGGCTCGGCGAGCGAGCGCAGGCCGAAGAAGCCGGCCACGCCCGCGAGCGCGGCGAACACGCCGATGACAGGCCAGAAGCGGCGCTTGCGGGGGACGAGCTCCGGCGGGATCTCGGTCTCGGTCTCGGCAGGCTCGGCAGGAGTGGTCATGGCCGTCGTTCGCGCATAACCTCGCGGCGGGCCGGAGGCAATGGTAGCGTTGCGCGTCCGCGTCGGAGGGGGGACCTATGCTCGTGATCGGGGAGACCCTGGGGGGGCGGTACGATCTCGTGCGGCTCGCGGGGACTGGCGGAATGGGGGAGATCTACGAAGCGCGCGAGCACTCGACGGGCAAGCGGCTCGCCGTGAAGGTGCTCCGGGCCGGCCGGGACGATGCGGCCGCGCGCTTCGAGCGGGAGACGGCGATCCTGTCCACGTCGTCGCACCCGCATATCGTGCAGTACGTGGCGCGCGGGGTGCTGCCCTCGGGAGAGCCTTGGCTCGTGATGGAATGGCTCGAGGGGGAGGACCTCGCGAGCCGCCTCGGGCGGGGTCCGCTCGGCATCGCCGAGGGCGTTCGATTGCTCCGCGCCGCGGCCGAGGCGCTCGGCGCCATGCACGCGCGCGGCGTCGTCCATCGGGACATCAAGCCGGGCAACCTGTTCCTCGTCGGCGGGCGCATCGAGGGATTGAAGGTGCTCGATTTCGGCATTGCCCAGCTCCCCGGGGCCTCGCGGCTCACGGACACGGGGTTGATCCTCGGGACCCCCGGGTACATGGCCCCCGAGCAAGCGAGGGATCGCGAGGGGGTGGGCGCGGGGGCCGACGTCTTTTCGCTGGGCGCGGTCCTCTTCGAATGCCTGACCGGACAGCGCGCGTTTCCGGGGGCGACGTTCCTCGCCGTCCTGAGCAAGACGCTCTTCGACGAACCCCCGCGGCTGCGGCAGCTCGTCCCTCGGGCGCCGGAGGGGCTCGAAGCGCTCGTCGCGCGAATGCTTTCGAAACACCCGGAGGACCGGCCGGCGGATGGGCGGGCCGTCGCCGCGGCCCTCTCGACGTCGTGGCTCGTGGACGACGCCCCGACGCCGGAGCGCCCCCGGAGCGCGATCACCGGAAGCGAGCGGCGCACGGTCGTGCGGCGACAGATCGCGGAGGGCCCGCGTTTGCTCCTCGGAAAGCCGACGCCGTACGTGGGCCGGGAGCGCGACCTCGCGCTGGCCTTGCAGCTCTTCGACGAATGCGTGGAGGACGGTGTCGCGCACGGCGTGCTCGTCGTGGCGCCCCCGGGCATGGGCAAATCGCGCCTGGCCCACGAGCTCGTGCGGGAGCTCCGCGCGCGGACCAAGCCTCCTTCGACGCTTGGGGGCTCCGCTCGGACGAGCCGAGCTGCGCCCCCAAACCCCCCGTCGATCTGGAACGTGCGCGCCGATCCGCTCCGGCAAAGCTCGGCGCTCGGCCTCCTCGGGCAGGCCCTCCGCGGCGCGTGCGGGCTTCGCGAAGGTCAGCCGCTCGAAGCGCGGAGGGAGGCGCTGCTCGCGCGCATCACCGAGCGAATGGGCCCCGCGGGGCGACCCGTGGCCGAGGTGCTCGGCGAGATCACCTCCACGCCGTTTCCCGACGCGGAGAGCGCGCCGCTCCGCGAGGCGCGCAAGAACGCCCAGCTCCTCGCCGATCGCATCCAGGACGCCTGGCTCTCCTTCCTGCAAGCCGAATGCAGCGCGGCGCCGGTGCTGCTCTTGCTCGACGATCTGCAATGGAGCGATCGGCCGACGGTGCAGCTCGTGGACGCCGCGCTGCGGGAAGGCCAGCGCTCTCCGCTCTTCGTGCTCGCGCTGGCGAGGCCGGAGGTCCACGACGTCTTTCCGAACCTCTGGTCGAAGCGGCGCTTGTACGAGCTCCGGCTCCGCAAGCTCGGCCCGAAGGCGAGCGAAGAGCTCGTCCGGCACGTGCTCGGCGACGCGGCCCCCGAGGAGACCGTCACGCGGATCTGCGCCCTCTCCGACGGCAATGCGTTTTACCTGGAGGAGCTCATCCGCGCGGCGGAGGAGAAGCAGACCACGCTCCCGGCGACCGTGGTGTCGATGGTGCAATCGAGGCTCACGCAGCTCGACGGCCCGGCGCGGCATATCTTGCGGGCGGCGAGCGTCTTCGGGGAGACGTTCTGGGCCGGAGGCGTCGCGGCCTTGCTCGGCGCGAGCCTCCACGCGTCCGAGATGCACGAAGCGTTTTCGCGGCTCGTGGACGGCGAGCTCGTCGCAAAGGCGCGCGAAAGCCGGTTCCCCGGCGAGGAAGAATTCCGCTTTCACCACGCGCTGCTCCGCGAAGGCGCGTATTCGATGCTCCTCGGCGAGGATCGGGCGCTCGGCCACCTCCTCGCCGGAGAATGGCTCGAACGGCACGGCGAGCAGGAGCCGACGGTGCTGGCCGAGCATTTCGAGCGCGGCGGCGACCTCGAACGCGCCTGCCATTACCACGCCCGCGCGGCCGAGCGGTCGTTCGCGCATTTCGATCTGGATGGCGTCCTCGTTCATGTGGAGCGCGGGGTCTCGTGCGGGGCGACCGGCGAGGTGCTGCTCACGCTCCGGAGCTGGCAGCTCATGGCGCACAATTTCCGCGGGAGCTTCACGGAGGAGGTGATTCGCCTGGCCGAGGAGGCGCGGGCGAAGGCGAGGCCTGGCAGCTCCGCGTGGTACCGGATGACCCACGTCTTGTGCTCCCATTGCATGTTCACCGGCCAGCGGGAGTACGCCATCACGCTCGCGAGGGAGATCGCCGCGACCTCACCCGACACCTCGGCGCGCCCCGTCGTGATGGAGCTCCTCGTGATCGTCGTCGGGGGACTGGCCGCGGTCGGCGAGGGCTCGATTGCGCGCGACATGATCGACTACTTGCAGCGCGTGGAGGATCGTTTGGAGGAGACAGACCTCCTCGAGCGCTGCCATGCCTGGCAAACCCGAGCGTGGTACCTCATGGTGCGGGACCAGGATCCCTGGAAGAGCCTCGTCCTCTTCCGGAAGGCCGCCGCGGGCTTCACGGAGGTGGGGGACCTCCGGCAAAAGGTGTTCGTGGAGAATGGGGCCACGGTCATGCTGTTCTGGATGGGGCAGCGCGAGGCGAGCATCGAGGACGCACGAAAGACGCTGGCGCTCGCCCAGCGCGTGCAGGATCCGCTCGTGCGGGCGTACGCCCAAAGCACGCTCCAATGGGCCCTGCTCGAGGACGCCCCGCATATCGAGGAGCTGAAAGGCCTCTCGCGCGAGAACATCCACGTCTACCCCGGGCCCAGCCTGTTCTCGGCGTTCGCCCACATCTGCCTTGCGAGCACCGCGCTCCACGAGGGCGACCTCGCGAGCGCCGAAGCGGAGGCCCGCATGGCACGGGACAACCTGACGACGATGCCGAGTTATCGTCTGCTCGCGTCGTCGTACCTGGTCACGGCGCTCCTCCGGCAGGGGCGCGCGGCCGAGGCGCGTGAAATCGCCGAGCAGGACCTCGGGCTGCTCGCGGGGCGCGGGAGCACGGGCATCGGCGAGAGTCGATTTCGTCTGGCCGTGGTGGAGGCCCGGTGGGCCACGGGAGATACGGAGGCCGCGCGCGAGGCATGCATCGAGGCGAGGGAGCTGCTCGTCACGACGGCAGCGCGCATCGAGGATCCCAAATTCCGACGGAGCTATTCGGAGGACGTGCCGGCGCATCGGAGGACGCTCGCGCTCGCGGAGGAGCTCGGCCTCGGGGAGGCGCCTTGAACACGGACGAGGGGCTCTCGCAGGCCGAAGCGTCGAGGCGACTCGCCCTCCACGGGCGCAACGTGCTCCGCGGGGCCAAACGCCGCTCCGCCGTCGTGGAGCTCCTCGCGCGATTCAAGAACCCGCTCATTCTCCTTTTGCTCGCGGCGTGTGTCGTCTCGGCGGTGACGGGGGACCTCGGGAGCTCGACGATCATCATGGTCATCGTCGTGCTCAGCGTGGTGCTCGATTTCGTGCAGGAGCACCGCGCGGGCCGGGCGGCCGAGCAGCTGCGCAAAGCGACGCGGGTCCACGCGACCGTCGTGCGGGACGGCGCGGCGCGCGAAGTGCCCACCGAGGAGATCGTGCCCGGCGACGTCGTGCTCCTCGCAGCCGGGGACCTCGTCCCCGCCGATGGAACGTTGCTCGAAGCGCGCGACCTCTTCGTCAACCAGGCGCTCCTGACAGGCGAGCCTTATCCCGTGGAAAAACACCCCGGGCCGAGCGCGGACGCCACGAACGCGGACGGCGCCACGGCCGAGGTCTTCATGGGCACGTCCGTGATCAGCGGCAGCGGCAAGGCCGTGATCACGCAGACGGGGTCGAACACGGCGGTCGGCAAGATCGGCGTCGCGCTGACGAGACAGCCGCCGCCCACGGCCTTCGAGCTCGGCACGCGGAATTTCGGCCTGCTCATCCTGCGCCTGGCGATGTGGATGGTGCTGTTCGTGCTGCTCGTGAACCTCGTCCGCGAGCGCACGTGGCTCACGTCGTTCATGTTCGCGATTGCACTCGCGGTGGGCCTCACGCCGGAGCTGCTCCCCATGGTCGTCTCGGTGACCCTGGCGCGCGGCGCGCTGCGAATGTCGAAAAAGAAGGTGCTCGTCAAGCGGCTCTCGGCCATTCACGACCTCGGGAGCATGGACGTGCTCTGCACGGACAAGACGGGGACCCTGACCGAAGCGCGCATTCGCCTGGAAAAGCACCTCGACCCGCAGGGTCGCGACAGCCCGCGGGTGCTCGCGCTCGCCTATCTCAACAGCTATTTCGAGTCGGGCCTCCGGAGCCCGCTCGACGACGCGATCCTGCGGCGCGAGCCGGTCGACATCGGGGGCTGGGAGAAGCTCGACGAGGTGCCGTTCGATTTCGAGCGCCGGCGCATCTCGGTGCTGGTCCGGCGAAACGGAGACACGCGGCTCGTCGTGAAGGGCGCGTTCGAGGAGATCCTGCGGCTCTCGACGCATTACGAGGGGAACGGTCCCGACGACGTGCGTCCCCTCGACGCGGCGGCGCGGCGCGCGTTCTTCGAGCGATTCGAGGACCTCGGGCGGGAGGGATACCGCGTGCTCGGGATCGCCTGGAAGGCGGAGGCCGCCGATTGCCGGCACGTGGTCATCGACGACGAGACGGAGCTCGTCTTCGCGGGCTTCGCGGCCTTCGAGGATCCGCCGAAGGAGAGCGCGGGCGCGGCGCTCCGGGCGCTGCGCGACGCGGGCGTGTCCGTGGTGATCGTGACGGGGGACAACGAGCACGTGGCCACGCACGTGTGCCAAAAGCTCGGCGTTCCGGTGCGTGGTTGCCTGACGGGGACGGAGCTCGACGAGCTCGACGTGCACGCGCTCGGGGCGCGCGTGGAGAGCGTGAACCTGTTTTGCCGGCTGAACCCGACGCAAAAGAACCGGGTGATCCTCGCCTTGAAGAAACGAGGGCGGGTGGTCGGGTATCTCGGCGACGGGATCAACGACGCGCCGTCGTTGCATTCGGCGGACGTGGGGATCTCGGTCGACAGCGCGGTGGACGTGGCGAAGGAGGCGGCGGACATCCTGCTGCTCGAACGGGACCTCTCGGTGGTGGCGGAGGGGATCTTCGAGGGGCGTCGGACGCTCGGCAACATCCTCAAATACATCCTGATGGGGACGAGCTCGAACTTCGGCAACATGTTCAGCATGGCCGGCGCGTCGCTCTTCCTGCCCTTCCTGCCGATGTTGCCGGCGCAGATCCTCTTGAACAACTTTCTGTACGACCTCTCGGAGCTGCCCATCCCGACGGACCGGGTGGACGAGGACTTCGTGGCCCGCCCGCACCGGTGGGACATGCCGTTCATTCGTCACTTCATGCTGGTGATCGGGCCGGTGAGCTCGATCTTCGATTTTGCCGCGTTCGCGTTGCTCTTGTACTTGTTCCAAGGAGACGAGCGGCTGTTCCAGACGGGCTGGTTCGTCGAATCGCTGGCGACGCAGGTGCTCGTGATTTTCGTGATCCGGACGCAAGGCAGCGCGCTGCGGGGAAGGCCGAGCCGGGCGCTCCTCGGGACGAGCCTTTTGGTGGTGGCGCTGGCGTTGTTCCTTCCCTTCACATCGCTCGGGGCGAAGGTGGGCTTCGCGCCGCTGCCGCCGGTGTTTTTCGTGCTGCTGGTGCCGCTCGTGGCGGCGTATCTGGTGACCGTGGAGGTGGTGAAGCGGTGGTTTTATCGGCGGTTCGGGTGGGCTTGAGAGGCCGCCGCTCGACGGGGTGACGTGTGGTTTCCGTACGTCGCGGGGCCGTTCGCCCTGGCATGCGAGCTGCCCTTCGAGGGAGGGGGGAACGTACGATGACCAAAAAACGAATGTTCATGGCCCTCCTGGCCGGCGCGAGCGTGCTGCTCGTCGCGACCCTCGGGAACGCGCTGCCCGCCTACAGGATCATGCGATACTATTATTCCTCCAGCAGTTATACGACCGTCGTGGGGCGCGAGACGGTCATCACCTGCTACGGCGTGCCAAGGGGCAACACGCTGCGCGGGATACGCACGAACCATATCTGCGAGATCGAGATCTGGTGCGGGGCAGGAAGCCCTCCCTCGCCCCCGGAGCGGATCTGCGAGAGCGTCGATTGACGTGGGCGTTTCGCGGCGCGGCCGAGCGGTACGGATTCCGAGCCCCCATGGAGCAGGGCGGTCAGGAAGGCATGTTGAGCACGAGCCGCAGGCCGGCGTCGTATTCGTCGAGCCTTCGCAAGTGGCCATGGCGTGCGTCCCAGGTACCGTCTTCGAGATCGCGGCGCACCGCGGTCACCACGCGATGCACGACCGCGGGTTCCATCCGGGCGAAACCGGAGGTGGCATTGCGCGCCCCCTCATCGAGCACCCGCTCGGGATGCGCCCAGAACGACATCAACGTCCAGTCGGAGGTATCGCGAGGAATGGGCATCACCACGATCTCGGTGCGGCCGCCGAGCCAGGCGGCGAGCTGTGCGGGGCGGGGGAAGGTCCGATGGTCGAGCGCCGCGACCTCGGGCAGATAATCGGCCATCAGCCACATCGCGCCGCTCACCTCCGGATCACAGGTGACGATGACGACCGGCCCTGTCGCGACCCGTCGCATCTCGCGGACGCCCTGCTCCCGCCCTTCGTCCCAGTGGTGGAGGGACAAGACGGTCATGGCCGCGTCGACGCTGCCATCACGCAGCGGCAGCGAATCGGCCGTCGCCCGAATCGCGGGGGCGAGCTCGCGCGGGCGCTGTCCGGCCATGACATCACTCGGCTCGATGGCCATCACGTGGCGGTCGCGCGGCTCATACGACCCGGCCCCCGCGCCGACATTGACGACGGTCCGTGCAGGGCCGAGCGCCGCCAGGATGCGATCACGGAGGCGCGGGTCTTCCTTGCGGGTATGGGCGTAGCCCTGGCCGATGTGGTCGTAACGTGGTGTGGAAAGGGGGGGCATGGCGGTCGTTCACGGGGGGTTACTACCACCTCCTCGCGGGTGCAACGTCCGGTGCGCCCCGGCCAGATGCTTTCCTTCTCATTCGTTGCCCCGACTCCCGCCTTGGGCCTGAGCGGCCGCTGCATCCTCGAGGGATTGGATGTACGCGAAGCGCTTGTAGGCGCGGCTCATGTAGGGGCTCGACAGGGAGGGGATGCTTTTTTCGATCTGGAAGGCGCGCTCGGCGAGGCGTTTGGCTTCGTCGAAGTCGCCCTTCTGGGCGAGGATCTCCGCGAGGTCGCCGTAGAGGCCGCCGAGGAAGGGGTCTTCGGGGCCGAGGCGGATTTCGGCCTGGCGAAGCGCATCGCGAAGGTGGGACGTAGCTTCGGCGAAGTTTTCCTTACGGGAGTACACCAGTGCGAGCGCCCGAAGCGCATTGACGCTCTCTACGCTGACACGTACCGTGTCGAGACTATCGGCAGCAATGAGCGAGGAGCGAGCCCATCGGGTCGCCTCGCGCAGCTTTCCCCGCCGGAGTGCGTCCTTGGTCGCGAAAAACGCCAACCAGGCGACGGGCGTTTCCTCAACAGGCAGACGCAGCCACGAGGGCCACAGTCGTCCCGTGCCGCGCCACAACAGCGAACGCCAAAACATGACCCATAGCCACGGGATATCGTCTTCGACAAGGCGCACCGCGGCAGCCCCGGGATCCGCGGCGTTTCGCATCAACCGCTCGAAGTCCGTCTCCGGAACGCCGCGCCGCAAACCGAACTCGATCACTTGGACGGCTTCCGGCTCAAGCGCGGCGAGCACAGCGAGTCGCCCGGGGGTGCGCACTCCCAGGGCCGCCAGGCCCGCACGCGCCTCGACGAGGCTAAGACAATGCTCTTTGAAGGTCCAAAAGAAGACCGAACTGCCGAACCCGATCACGCTATCAACACAAATGACCCGCGTCCTGATCCCCAGTTCCTTGAGCGCAGCCTCTACCTTCGATGCGTCGGCCTGGTCGGCAGCATCGTGCACGACGAGCCACGCGCGCCCCGCATTACGCATCGCCTGCACGAGGTCGTCTTGTGGCATCCGTGCGCTCAGATGAACGAGCCGCC
Protein-coding sequences here:
- a CDS encoding protein kinase domain-containing protein; this translates as MLVIGETLGGRYDLVRLAGTGGMGEIYEAREHSTGKRLAVKVLRAGRDDAAARFERETAILSTSSHPHIVQYVARGVLPSGEPWLVMEWLEGEDLASRLGRGPLGIAEGVRLLRAAAEALGAMHARGVVHRDIKPGNLFLVGGRIEGLKVLDFGIAQLPGASRLTDTGLILGTPGYMAPEQARDREGVGAGADVFSLGAVLFECLTGQRAFPGATFLAVLSKTLFDEPPRLRQLVPRAPEGLEALVARMLSKHPEDRPADGRAVAAALSTSWLVDDAPTPERPRSAITGSERRTVVRRQIAEGPRLLLGKPTPYVGRERDLALALQLFDECVEDGVAHGVLVVAPPGMGKSRLAHELVRELRARTKPPSTLGGSARTSRAAPPNPPSIWNVRADPLRQSSALGLLGQALRGACGLREGQPLEARREALLARITERMGPAGRPVAEVLGEITSTPFPDAESAPLREARKNAQLLADRIQDAWLSFLQAECSAAPVLLLLDDLQWSDRPTVQLVDAALREGQRSPLFVLALARPEVHDVFPNLWSKRRLYELRLRKLGPKASEELVRHVLGDAAPEETVTRICALSDGNAFYLEELIRAAEEKQTTLPATVVSMVQSRLTQLDGPARHILRAASVFGETFWAGGVAALLGASLHASEMHEAFSRLVDGELVAKARESRFPGEEEFRFHHALLREGAYSMLLGEDRALGHLLAGEWLERHGEQEPTVLAEHFERGGDLERACHYHARAAERSFAHFDLDGVLVHVERGVSCGATGEVLLTLRSWQLMAHNFRGSFTEEVIRLAEEARAKARPGSSAWYRMTHVLCSHCMFTGQREYAITLAREIAATSPDTSARPVVMELLVIVVGGLAAVGEGSIARDMIDYLQRVEDRLEETDLLERCHAWQTRAWYLMVRDQDPWKSLVLFRKAAAGFTEVGDLRQKVFVENGATVMLFWMGQREASIEDARKTLALAQRVQDPLVRAYAQSTLQWALLEDAPHIEELKGLSRENIHVYPGPSLFSAFAHICLASTALHEGDLASAEAEARMARDNLTTMPSYRLLASSYLVTALLRQGRAAEAREIAEQDLGLLAGRGSTGIGESRFRLAVVEARWATGDTEAAREACIEARELLVTTAARIEDPKFRRSYSEDVPAHRRTLALAEELGLGEAP
- the mgtA gene encoding magnesium-translocating P-type ATPase — its product is MNTDEGLSQAEASRRLALHGRNVLRGAKRRSAVVELLARFKNPLILLLLAACVVSAVTGDLGSSTIIMVIVVLSVVLDFVQEHRAGRAAEQLRKATRVHATVVRDGAAREVPTEEIVPGDVVLLAAGDLVPADGTLLEARDLFVNQALLTGEPYPVEKHPGPSADATNADGATAEVFMGTSVISGSGKAVITQTGSNTAVGKIGVALTRQPPPTAFELGTRNFGLLILRLAMWMVLFVLLVNLVRERTWLTSFMFAIALAVGLTPELLPMVVSVTLARGALRMSKKKVLVKRLSAIHDLGSMDVLCTDKTGTLTEARIRLEKHLDPQGRDSPRVLALAYLNSYFESGLRSPLDDAILRREPVDIGGWEKLDEVPFDFERRRISVLVRRNGDTRLVVKGAFEEILRLSTHYEGNGPDDVRPLDAAARRAFFERFEDLGREGYRVLGIAWKAEAADCRHVVIDDETELVFAGFAAFEDPPKESAGAALRALRDAGVSVVIVTGDNEHVATHVCQKLGVPVRGCLTGTELDELDVHALGARVESVNLFCRLNPTQKNRVILALKKRGRVVGYLGDGINDAPSLHSADVGISVDSAVDVAKEAADILLLERDLSVVAEGIFEGRRTLGNILKYILMGTSSNFGNMFSMAGASLFLPFLPMLPAQILLNNFLYDLSELPIPTDRVDEDFVARPHRWDMPFIRHFMLVIGPVSSIFDFAAFALLLYLFQGDERLFQTGWFVESLATQVLVIFVIRTQGSALRGRPSRALLGTSLLVVALALFLPFTSLGAKVGFAPLPPVFFVLLVPLVAAYLVTVEVVKRWFYRRFGWA
- a CDS encoding class I SAM-dependent methyltransferase, with the translated sequence MPPLSTPRYDHIGQGYAHTRKEDPRLRDRILAALGPARTVVNVGAGAGSYEPRDRHVMAIEPSDVMAGQRPRELAPAIRATADSLPLRDGSVDAAMTVLSLHHWDEGREQGVREMRRVATGPVVIVTCDPEVSGAMWLMADYLPEVAALDHRTFPRPAQLAAWLGGRTEIVVMPIPRDTSDWTLMSFWAHPERVLDEGARNATSGFARMEPAVVHRVVTAVRRDLEDGTWDARHGHLRRLDEYDAGLRLVLNMPS
- a CDS encoding tetratricopeptide repeat protein codes for the protein MVLPAPPPDDAPREGAWLDAILRELKLAGEGRGLLVLVDHARPERLRDLVLALLPTYPDVEVYTDVRAVYEVPEGAVMILAPRAEDADWLNQQRPVFARRKLKVILWCDAETSVALSQKAVDFFDWISHRHECPPGVPMHAVYGIRAALCARAKGIAWQGDHLEACFRVALPGRRLVHLSARMPQDDLVQAMRNAGRAWLVVHDAADQADASKVEAALKELGIRTRVICVDSVIGFGSSVFFWTFKEHCLSLVEARAGLAALGVRTPGRLAVLAALEPEAVQVIEFGLRRGVPETDFERLMRNAADPGAAAVRLVEDDIPWLWVMFWRSLLWRGTGRLWPSWLRLPVEETPVAWLAFFATKDALRRGKLREATRWARSSLIAADSLDTVRVSVESVNALRALALVYSRKENFAEATSHLRDALRQAEIRLGPEDPFLGGLYGDLAEILAQKGDFDEAKRLAERAFQIEKSIPSLSSPYMSRAYKRFAYIQSLEDAAAAQAQGGSRGNE